One segment of Drosophila ananassae strain 14024-0371.13 chromosome 3R, ASM1763931v2, whole genome shotgun sequence DNA contains the following:
- the LOC26515406 gene encoding uncharacterized protein LOC26515406 codes for MHTLRTQVNSLVMRQGLVRCQLRRASGSSSFPELAFPEDQEEIEPEDDENAMEQHLPILRSRHTDLFYMPNCVGPAYQGLISSAEQPYATAYYPEEKHIENSLGVGGILPPTDMWVVACPKLLAAYMRRLFQHPYARFCSAMNFSMIGLRFHGMDTESALRSFVLLASYNAREIMYNGYWADFINPLTGRAHFRASNSNRKKNCPEAEILRKGMVLSNANGCTVIEEAKDDQFTGCIFTDTPLKVLESWCV; via the coding sequence ATGCATACTCTGCGGACGCAGGTCAACAGCCTGGTGATGCGCCAGGGACTCGTGCGGTGCCAATTGCGCCGCgccagtggcagcagcagcttcCCCGAGCTGGCCTTCCCCGAGGACCAGGAGGAGATCGAGCCGGAGGACGATGAGAACGCAATGGAGCAGCATCTACCGATCCTGCGCAGCCGTCACACCGATCTCTTCTACATGCCGAATTGCGTTGGCCCGGCCTACCAGGGACTCATCTCATCGGCCGAGCAGCCCTATGCCACCGCCTACTATCCGGAGGAGAAACACATCGAGAACTCGCTCGGAGTCGGTGGCATTCTGCCGCCCACCGACATGTGGGTGGTGGCCTGCCCCAAGCTGCTGGCGGCCTACATGCGACGTTTGTTCCAGCACCCCTATGCCCGTTTCTGCAGCGCGATGAACTTCAGCATGATCGGTCTGCGGTTCCACGGCATGGACACAGAGAGCGCCCTGCGCTCCTTCGTTCTCCTCGCCAGCTACAATGCTCGCGAAATCATGTACAATGGCTACTGGGCCGACTTCATCAATCCGTTGACTGGACGCGCCCACTTCCGGGCCTCAAATTCCAACCGGAAGAAGAACTGCCCCGAGGCGGAGATCCTGCGCAAGGGCATGGTCCTGTCCAATGCCAACGGGTGTACGGTGATCGAAGAGGCGAAGGACGACCAGTTCACCGGCTGCATCTTCACGGACACTCCACTGAAGGTGCTGGAGTCGTGGTGCGTGTAG
- the LOC6497928 gene encoding uncharacterized protein LOC6497928 isoform X1, translating into MIFNVKKMFLLGICLIASLYPVLLGAYPLDSPSSLRDSPSSFKDFPSSLKESSSRFKGSSKDSPASFKDSQSSFKDALSSVKDTPKNFKDSPESFKESLSSFKDSPESFRDSLSSFKDSLKDTKVPAAPLADPSEYPDLTNGLTDAEVQATLQDLSLEDLNSLEELLDEHSNRDEDADREASLRDQGRKSKVKLDSSFKDLDQSVDDSCVDDADCEPASTTRRATTTTVCTTTVCTTKRCSKRPSSKRPKTTRTCKPPTPKPKECSDDFEAPKTAKPKSKCKTPRDEECEADDFLCLARKKEKMRELSSNIQAGADSEDAVAPLEAPAEYKPGRELAGIEQIDEDIFPPLNDQGELLGDSFDFLKEPMLQAEAQSNLELGNPVQLEEKHQPSIERQDPENEASLGEEHQVNLDNFKTGNQANLEQELPVNLELGNVASLEQTQPVGVEQSDKMRSQESEGQALLESLDSSRDSLRTKKAAEAEKPVEEQLPRLAEKQPLVGKEEPVPLKTDQGKQAPAFDADSFISNNARDPPRYLIQMQDGFIRSDNDPGERRLRADRSQSEALNLDKLAVKEASPFYEEDSKLETEYKRNKRENKETDDAPETNKETYLKDLMDSFPRDQGGHINANVALRASNLAHMRIKRS; encoded by the exons atgatatttaatgtaAAGAAAATGTTCCTGCTTGGAATATGCTTGATCGCCAGCCTGTATCCTGTCCTACTCGGAGCATATCCTTTG GATTCTCCGAGCAGCTTAAGAGATTCCCCTAGCAGCTTCAAAGATTTCCCGAGTAGCTTAAAGGAATCTTCAAGCCGCTTCAAGGGCTCCTCAAAAGATTCCCCAGCGAGCTTTAAGGACTCCCAGAGTAGCTTTAAAGATGCCCTCAGCAGTGTCAAGGATACTCCGAAGAACTTCAAGGATTCCCCGGAGAGTTTCAAGGAGTCTCTAAGCAGCTTCAAGGACTCTCCGGAAAGCTTCAGGGATTCTCTGAGCAGCTTCAAGGATTCCCTAAAAGATACTAAAGTCCCAGCTGCTCCACTCGCTGACCCCTCCGAATATCCCGATCTTACCAATGGCCTCACCGACGCAGAGGTCCAGGCCACGCTACAGGATCTGAGTCTGGAAGATCTCAACTCGCTGGAGGAGCTGCTCGACGAGCACAGCAATCGCGACGAGGACGCAGACAGAGAAG CAAGTCTAAGGGACCAGGGTAGAAAGTCCAAGGTCAAGTTAGATTCCAGCTTCAAGGATTTGGATCAGAGCGTGGACGATAGCTGTGTCGATGATGCCGACTGCGAGCCAGCATCCACCACAAGGcgtgccaccaccaccaccgttTGCACCACCACCGTTTGCACCACCAAGCGTTGCTCCAAAAGGCCCTCCAGTAAGCGCCCGAAAACCACTCGAACCTGCAAGCCGCCAACCCCGAAGCCGAAGGAGTGCTCTGATGACTTTGAAGCTCCAAAGACTGCAAAGCCCAAGTCCAAATGCAAGACTCCAAGGGATGAAGAGTGCGAGGCCGATGACTTCCTGTGCCTCGCcagaaaaaaagagaagatgAGAGAGCTGAGCAGCAATATTCAGGCGGGGGCGGACTCGGAGGATGCAGTGGCGCCCTTGGAGGCTCCAGCAGAGTACAAGCCGGGCAGAGAGCTAGCCGGAATAGAACAAATAGACGAGGATATTTTTCCACCCCTAAATGACCAAGGGGAGCTCCTAGGCGACTCCTTCGACTTCCTAAAAGAACCGATGCTGCAAGCCGAGGCCCAGTCTAACTTGGAGCTGGGGAATCCGGTCCAGTTGGAGGAGAAACACCAGCCCAGTATAGAGAGACAGGATCCAGAAAACGAGGCTAGCTTGGGAGAGGAGCACCAGGTTAACCTGGACAACTTTAAGACGGGTAATCAGGCCAACCTAGAGCAGGAGCTTCCAGTTAATCTGGAGCTAGGGAATGTGGCCAGCTTGGAGCAGACACAACCAGTCGGAGTGGAACAGAGTGACAAAATGAGAAGCCAGGAATCAGAGGGACAAGCTCTCCTGGAATCCTTGGATTCCTCCAGAGATTCGCTGCGTACAAAGAAGGCAGCGGAGGCGGAGAAGCCAGTGGAGGAGCAGCTACCTCGTTTGGCGGAGAAGCAGCCATTGGTGGGCAAGGAGGAGCCAGTGCCTCTGAAGACGGATCAGGGAAAGCAGGCACCTGCATTCGATGCGGATAG TTTCATTTCAAACAATGCTCGGGATCCACCTCGATACCTCATCCAAATGCAGGATGGATTCATTCGGAGCGACAATGATCCCGGGGAGCGTCGATTGCGGGCGGATCGCAGTCAGAGCGAAGCCCTGAACCTGGACAAACTGGCCGTAAAAGAGGCCAGTCCTTTCTACGAGGAGGACTCCAAGCTGGAGACCGAATACAAGAGGAATAAGCGAGAGAACAAGGAAACAGACGATGCCCCGGAG ACCAACAAAGAAACGTATCTGAAGGACCTGATGGACTCGTTTCCGAGGGATCAGGGCGGCCACATCAATGCCAATGTGGCTCTCAGGGCCTCCAATCTGGCCCACATGCGCATCAAGCGAAGTTGA
- the LOC6497928 gene encoding uncharacterized protein LOC6497928 isoform X2, with protein sequence MIFNVKKMFLLGICLIASLYPVLLGAYPLDSPSSLRDSPSSFKDFPSSLKESSSRFKGSSKDSPASFKDSQSSFKDALSSVKDTPKNFKDSPESFKESLSSFKDSPESFRDSLSSFKDSLKDTKVPAAPLADPSEYPDLTNGLTDAEVQATLQDLSLEDLNSLEELLDEHSNRDEDADREASLRDQGRKSKVKLDSSFKDLDQSVDDSCVDDADCEPASTTRRATTTTVCTTTVCTTKRCSKRPSSKRPKTTRTCKPPTPKPKECSDDFEAPKTAKPKSKCKTPRDEECEADDFLCLARKKEKMRELSSNIQAGADSEDAVAPLEAPAEYKPGRELAGIEQIDEDIFPPLNDQGELLGDSFDFLKEPMLQAEAQSNLELGNPVQLEEKHQPSIERQDPENEASLGEEHQVNLDNFKTGNQANLEQELPVNLELGNVASLEQTQPVGVEQSDKMRSQESEGQALLESLDSSRDSLRTKKAAEAEKPVEEQLPRLAEKQPLVGKEEPVPLKTDQGKQAPAFDADSFISNNARDPPRYLIQMQDGFIRSDNDPGERRLRADRSQSEALNLDKLAVKEASPFYEEDSKLETEYKRNKRENKETDDAPEKRI encoded by the exons atgatatttaatgtaAAGAAAATGTTCCTGCTTGGAATATGCTTGATCGCCAGCCTGTATCCTGTCCTACTCGGAGCATATCCTTTG GATTCTCCGAGCAGCTTAAGAGATTCCCCTAGCAGCTTCAAAGATTTCCCGAGTAGCTTAAAGGAATCTTCAAGCCGCTTCAAGGGCTCCTCAAAAGATTCCCCAGCGAGCTTTAAGGACTCCCAGAGTAGCTTTAAAGATGCCCTCAGCAGTGTCAAGGATACTCCGAAGAACTTCAAGGATTCCCCGGAGAGTTTCAAGGAGTCTCTAAGCAGCTTCAAGGACTCTCCGGAAAGCTTCAGGGATTCTCTGAGCAGCTTCAAGGATTCCCTAAAAGATACTAAAGTCCCAGCTGCTCCACTCGCTGACCCCTCCGAATATCCCGATCTTACCAATGGCCTCACCGACGCAGAGGTCCAGGCCACGCTACAGGATCTGAGTCTGGAAGATCTCAACTCGCTGGAGGAGCTGCTCGACGAGCACAGCAATCGCGACGAGGACGCAGACAGAGAAG CAAGTCTAAGGGACCAGGGTAGAAAGTCCAAGGTCAAGTTAGATTCCAGCTTCAAGGATTTGGATCAGAGCGTGGACGATAGCTGTGTCGATGATGCCGACTGCGAGCCAGCATCCACCACAAGGcgtgccaccaccaccaccgttTGCACCACCACCGTTTGCACCACCAAGCGTTGCTCCAAAAGGCCCTCCAGTAAGCGCCCGAAAACCACTCGAACCTGCAAGCCGCCAACCCCGAAGCCGAAGGAGTGCTCTGATGACTTTGAAGCTCCAAAGACTGCAAAGCCCAAGTCCAAATGCAAGACTCCAAGGGATGAAGAGTGCGAGGCCGATGACTTCCTGTGCCTCGCcagaaaaaaagagaagatgAGAGAGCTGAGCAGCAATATTCAGGCGGGGGCGGACTCGGAGGATGCAGTGGCGCCCTTGGAGGCTCCAGCAGAGTACAAGCCGGGCAGAGAGCTAGCCGGAATAGAACAAATAGACGAGGATATTTTTCCACCCCTAAATGACCAAGGGGAGCTCCTAGGCGACTCCTTCGACTTCCTAAAAGAACCGATGCTGCAAGCCGAGGCCCAGTCTAACTTGGAGCTGGGGAATCCGGTCCAGTTGGAGGAGAAACACCAGCCCAGTATAGAGAGACAGGATCCAGAAAACGAGGCTAGCTTGGGAGAGGAGCACCAGGTTAACCTGGACAACTTTAAGACGGGTAATCAGGCCAACCTAGAGCAGGAGCTTCCAGTTAATCTGGAGCTAGGGAATGTGGCCAGCTTGGAGCAGACACAACCAGTCGGAGTGGAACAGAGTGACAAAATGAGAAGCCAGGAATCAGAGGGACAAGCTCTCCTGGAATCCTTGGATTCCTCCAGAGATTCGCTGCGTACAAAGAAGGCAGCGGAGGCGGAGAAGCCAGTGGAGGAGCAGCTACCTCGTTTGGCGGAGAAGCAGCCATTGGTGGGCAAGGAGGAGCCAGTGCCTCTGAAGACGGATCAGGGAAAGCAGGCACCTGCATTCGATGCGGATAG TTTCATTTCAAACAATGCTCGGGATCCACCTCGATACCTCATCCAAATGCAGGATGGATTCATTCGGAGCGACAATGATCCCGGGGAGCGTCGATTGCGGGCGGATCGCAGTCAGAGCGAAGCCCTGAACCTGGACAAACTGGCCGTAAAAGAGGCCAGTCCTTTCTACGAGGAGGACTCCAAGCTGGAGACCGAATACAAGAGGAATAAGCGAGAGAACAAGGAAACAGACGATGCCCCGGAG AAACGTATCTGA
- the LOC6497927 gene encoding xaa-Pro aminopeptidase ApepP, translating into MKSTTQILAKLRELMQRVKVGDTTSCVAAYIVPSDDAHQSEYQCAHDERRAFVSGFDGSAGTAVITTDSALLWTDGRYYQQAEKQLDENWVLMKDGLTTTPSIGAWLAKNLPKGSSVGVDPRLLSLRAWKPIETELTSSECQLVPIENNLIDEVWGQDQPKQTSNKIINLKLEHAGIPVAKKWEVVKKQFQEKNVEALVVSALDEIAWFLNLRGSDIDFNPVFFSYLIVTNDELLLFVDSAKLPSDFAQHQAENGVKISVFPYASIGVEISKIVAAKESKIWIAPTSSYYLSALIPKSRRLQEVTPICVLKSIKNDVEIEGFVNSHIRDGVALCQYFAWLENQVKLGEEVDEISGSDKLEAFRRSKDKYMGLSFTTISASGPNGSIIHYHPRDDTKRKIADQEVYLCDSGAQYLDGTTDVTRTLHFGEPTDFQKEAYTRVLKGQLNFGSTIFPAKVKGQVLDTLARKALWDVGLDYGHGTGHGVGHFLNVHEGPMGVGIRLMPDDPGLQANMFISNEPGFYQDGEFGIRVEDIVQIVPAQSQHNFANRGALTFKTITMCPKQTKMIKKELLNDVEIKLLNSYHQQVWDTLSPILCREGDEFTLAWLKKEVQPI; encoded by the coding sequence ATGAAGAGCACCACCCAGATTTTGGCCAAGCTCCGGGAGCTGATGCAGCGCGTCAAGGTGGGGGACACCACCAGCTGCGTGGCGGCGTACATAGTGCCCTCGGACGACGCCCACCAGTCCGAGTATCAGTGCGCCCACGACGAGAGACGAGCCTTTGTCAGCGGATTCGATGGATCCGCTGGAACGGCGGTCATCACCACCGACTCCGCCCTGCTGTGGACCGACGGACGGTACTACCAGCAAGCGGAGAAGCAGCTGGACGAGAACTGGGTGCTGATGAAGGACGGCCTGACCACCACACCGTCGATTGGAGCTTGGCTGGCCAAGAACCTGCCCAAGGGCTCTTCGGTGGGAGTGGATCCCCGCCTGCTATCGCTCCGGGCCTGGAAGCCCATCGAAACGGAGCTAACCTCGTCGGAGTGCCAGCTGGTGCCGATCGAGAACAACCTGATCGACGAGGTCTGGGGCCAGGATCAGCCCAAGCAGACCAGCAACAAGATCATCAACCTCAAGCTGGAGCATGCCGGCATCCCGGTGGCCAAGAAGTGGGAGGTGGTCAAGAAGCAGTTCCAGGAGAAGAACGTGGAGGCCTTGGTAGTGAGTGCCCTGGACGAGATTGCCTGGTTCTTGAACCTGCGCGGCTCGGACATTGACTTCAATCCCGTCTTCTTCTCCTACCTGATCGTGACCAACGACGAGCTGCTGCTCTTCGTGGACTCCGCCAAGCTGCCCTCGGACTTTGCCCAGCATCAGGCCGAAAACGGGGTCAAGATAAGCGTCTTCCCCTACGCCTCGATCGGAGTAGAGATAAGCAAGATTGTGGCCGCCAAGGAGTCGAAGATCTGGATAGCTCCCACCAGCAGCTACTACCTGTCCGCTCTGATTCCCAAGTCCCGTCGCCTCCAGGAGGTCACTCCCATCTGTGTGCTGAAGTCCATCAAGAACGACGTGGAGATCGAGGGCTTCGTCAACAGCCACATCCGCGACGGAGTGGCCCTGTGCCAGTACTTCGCCTGGCTGGAGAATCAAGTCAAGCTGGGCGAGGAGGTGGACGAAATCTCCGGCTCCGACAAACTGGAGGCCTTCCGCCGCTCCAAGGACAAGTACATGGGACTCAGCTTCACTACAATCAGTGCGTCCGGCCCCAACGGCTCCATCATCCACTACCACCCGCGCGACGACACGAAGCGCAAGATTGCGGACCAGGAGGTCTACTTGTGCGACTCGGGGGCCCAGTACCTGGACGGCACCACGGATGTGACGAGGACCCTGCACTTTGGCGAACCCACGGACTTCCAAAAGGAGGCCTACACCCGTGTCCTCAAGGGTCAGCTCAACTTTGGCTCCACCATCTTCCCGGCCAAAGTCAAGGGCCAGGTTCTGGACACTCTAGCGCGCAAGGCACTCTGGGACGTGGGTCTGGACTACGGACACGGTACGGGCCATGGAGTGGGCCACTTTCTGAACGTCCACGAGGGACCCATGGGCGTGGGCATCCGCCTGATGCCCGATGATCCCGGTCTACAGGCCAACATGTTCATTTCGAACGAGCCCGGCTTCTACCAGGACGGAGAGTTCGGCATCCGGGTGGAGGACATTGTGCAAATCGTGCCCGCCCAGTCGCAGCACAACTTCGCCAACCGGGGCGCCCTGACCTTCAAGACCATCACCATGTGCCCCAAGCAGACGAAGATGATCAAGAAGGAGCTGCTGAACGATGTGGAGATCAAGCTGTTGAACAGCTACCACCAGCAGGTGTGGGACACCCTCTCGCCGATCCTGTGCCGCGAGGGCGATGAGTTCACACTGGCCTGGCTCAAGAAGGAGGTGCAGCCGATCTAA